AGTTGGCCAGTCCACCCTTGTAGCGAAGTTCTGCGAGGTGTAGCGCGGACTGCAGCGCGTTGACCTGTATCTGTTGTGCCTCCCGTTGATCGCGCGACGTCTTGACGGCAATCAGAGCATCCTCGACTTCCTTAAAGGCGGTCAGCACGGTCTGCTCGTATTGCGCTTGAGCCTGGCGGGCCTGCGCCTCGACAGCTTCTTGCTGGAATCCCAAGATCTGGGCATTCAACAATGGACTCGCAAGAGAAGGCCCCGCCACCCCATAGGAGGCAGGGTCGGTGAAGAGTTTCGACAGCTGGGGACTGGCCACGCCCAAGATCCCCGTCAGGCTGATCTTTGGAAATCGCTCCGCCTTGGCGGCCCCGATACGCGCGGTCGCCGCGGCCAATTGTTCTTCCGCCTGCATGAGATCCGGCCGCCGCTGCAACAGGTCGGACGGAAGTCCTGCCGGCACTTCCGGCGGCATCACCTGTTCGGTCAATGAACGGCCCCGAGCAACCGGGTACGGCCTACGCCCCAACAAGACGCTCAGCTGGTTTTCCTTCTGCACCCGTTGCCGCTCGAGCTCGGCCGTCCGTGCCGCCGCGTTGGCGCGCTCCGCCTCGAATTGATCCGAATCCAGCTTCGACGTCATGCCCTGACGCAAGCGGGCTTGGGCGATGCGAACCGACTCTTCCCAAGACTGCAGAGTGCGCTTCGCGATGTCATACTGCATATCGAACTGAAGAAGGTCAAAGTAGGCCTCGGCGACACCCGAGACCAATTGCAGGACAACAGCCCGTTGATTGTCCTCGCGTGCCAGGAGGTCCTTCAAGGCCGCCTCGTTTGATCGGCGGATCCGCCCCCACACGTCGAGTTCCCAATTCAGGCTCCCCTGAAGATAATAGTTGAATGGATTCGCGAACCCGGGAAACAAGAAGATACTCTTCCGGCCAAGCACGGGAGCATTGGCCGTGGCGGTCAGCCCCGGCAGGTAGTCGGATCGTGCCACGAGCGCGCGGGCCCGAAATTCGTCGACCGTTGCCACAGCGCGCCGCAGGTCCCGGTTCTCGTCCAGGGCCACCCGCACGAGCTTCTGCAACTCCGCATCCTTGAGCAGCTCCCACCAGGCGAGATTAGCCAAGGAGGTCGCATCCGAGCCCGACGCCAGCCGGAATGAATCCGACGTCCCGACATCCGGTCGTTTGTAGTCCGGCCCCATAGCACAGGACATGAGCATGCAGGAGAGCACCGCCGCAACACCGAGACGCATCCTAATGT
This Nitrospiraceae bacterium DNA region includes the following protein-coding sequences:
- a CDS encoding efflux transporter outer membrane subunit, which codes for MRLGVAAVLSCMLMSCAMGPDYKRPDVGTSDSFRLASGSDATSLANLAWWELLKDAELQKLVRVALDENRDLRRAVATVDEFRARALVARSDYLPGLTATANAPVLGRKSIFLFPGFANPFNYYLQGSLNWELDVWGRIRRSNEAALKDLLAREDNQRAVVLQLVSGVAEAYFDLLQFDMQYDIAKRTLQSWEESVRIAQARLRQGMTSKLDSDQFEAERANAAARTAELERQRVQKENQLSVLLGRRPYPVARGRSLTEQVMPPEVPAGLPSDLLQRRPDLMQAEEQLAAATARIGAAKAERFPKISLTGILGVASPQLSKLFTDPASYGVAGPSLASPLLNAQILGFQQEAVEAQARQAQAQYEQTVLTAFKEVEDALIAVKTSRDQREAQQIQVNALQSALHLAELRYKGGLANYLDVLVARRSLFDAELALSGTHRLHLVSIVQLYKALGGGWMAEGAPLPQAVPASSNANRG